From the genome of Pseudoliparis swirei isolate HS2019 ecotype Mariana Trench chromosome 10, NWPU_hadal_v1, whole genome shotgun sequence, one region includes:
- the ube2nb gene encoding ubiquitin-conjugating enzyme E2Nb: MSGLPRRIVKETQRLMAEPVPGITAMPDEGNARYFHVIIAGPQDSPFEGGTFKLELFLPEEYPMAAPKVRFMTKIYHPNVDKLGRICLDILKDKWSPALQIRTVLLSIQALLSAPNPDDPLANDVAEQWKRNESNAIETARSWTRLYAGNTEV; the protein is encoded by the exons GAGACGCAGCGGTTGATGGCAGAGCCTGTTCCGGGCATCACGGCAATGCCAGATGAAGGGAACGCGCGCTACTTCCATGTGATCATTGCCGGGCCTCAAGACTCTCCTTTTGAAGGAGGCACATTTAAACTTGAACTATTCCTTCCAGAAGAGTATCCCATGGCAGCTCCCAAAGTGCGATTCATGACCAAAATCTACCACCCCAATGTTGACAAACTGGGAAGAATATGTTTAGACATTTTGAAAG ATAAATGGTCTCCGGCTCTGCAGATCCGCACAGTGTTGCTATCCATCCAGGCTTTATTAAGTGCTCCCAACCCAGATGACCCCCTCGCAAACGACGTTGCAGAGCAGTGGAAGAGGAACGAAAGCAACGCCATTGAGACAG CCCGATCATGGACCAGGCTCTACGCGGGCAACACTGAAGTATAG